A genomic segment from Thermotoga neapolitana DSM 4359 encodes:
- a CDS encoding AI-2E family transporter, whose protein sequence is MERVRRFVEDKAFFFTTLYVLISFLVFKVFPEVFAVITMMIFFTLLLDPVVRFFEKMRLGKRVSRVVALLLFFFVVVYSLYVIIPPVFNEFGNFIEFITGVFENKVWRDYVRSPELVPVFDKIMTFLEPKLNDLLNYVFSLVTTNFLSVTTVVVFTLFGLGYTIFYVREIADFFVAIYPKSAREEARDFLISVYRSMGRYIRVIFINALIIGLSYWIVFETFDLKYSAIISLWAFVTNFIPIVGVVLEYVPVLLFSLTLGVKGVLLIALFAVLIHAAAFIVFIQLMKGLEKLNPVYIILSILFFGKLFGMFGSFVGVPLALFFKVFWKKFLEPLLESG, encoded by the coding sequence TTGGAGAGGGTCAGAAGATTCGTTGAAGACAAGGCGTTCTTCTTCACCACTTTATACGTTCTGATATCTTTTCTGGTGTTCAAGGTGTTTCCAGAAGTTTTTGCGGTCATCACGATGATGATATTTTTCACACTGCTACTGGATCCCGTTGTGCGATTTTTCGAGAAGATGAGGCTTGGAAAACGGGTTTCCCGTGTTGTGGCACTTCTGTTGTTCTTTTTCGTGGTAGTCTACTCTCTCTATGTTATCATTCCTCCTGTGTTCAACGAGTTCGGCAATTTCATCGAGTTCATAACGGGTGTTTTTGAGAACAAGGTGTGGAGAGATTATGTGAGATCGCCCGAGCTGGTTCCCGTCTTCGACAAGATAATGACGTTCCTTGAGCCAAAGCTCAACGATCTATTGAACTACGTCTTCTCGCTGGTGACCACCAATTTCCTCTCCGTTACCACCGTGGTGGTGTTCACACTGTTTGGGCTTGGCTATACCATCTTCTACGTACGTGAGATTGCCGATTTCTTCGTTGCGATCTATCCAAAGAGTGCCAGAGAGGAAGCAAGAGACTTTCTGATCAGCGTTTACAGAAGTATGGGAAGGTACATAAGGGTGATCTTCATAAATGCCCTCATCATCGGCCTTTCGTACTGGATTGTGTTTGAGACTTTCGACCTGAAGTACAGTGCCATCATCAGCCTCTGGGCGTTCGTGACCAATTTCATACCGATAGTCGGAGTGGTTCTCGAGTACGTTCCCGTTCTGCTCTTTTCCCTCACGCTCGGGGTGAAGGGGGTTTTGCTCATCGCCCTGTTCGCTGTACTCATCCACGCTGCCGCCTTCATCGTGTTCATCCAGTTGATGAAGGGGCTGGAAAAGCTCAATCCTGTGTACATAATTCTTTCCATTCTCTTCTTTGGAAAACTCTTCGGTATGTTTGGATCCTTCGTTGGGGTACCACTTGCCCTGTTCTTCAAGGTCTTCTGGAAAAAATTCCTGGAGCCCCTTCTGGAATCGGGGTGA
- a CDS encoding tetratricopeptide repeat protein produces the protein MALFFLFLSSVLLATSLDEIKEVSKTDVQKAISMFLNYVKENPSDPGIETVGEFLFAKKRLVEAHPSLSEEIVSEDLQELVKKLKDETFPEEETDLLKRVFPNLESFVRSLQSLSDILEFPFFWKLNVPLEIENPDAFAEELINRFFENPFLFSYEVITALSKIKNAEEIGLAIVQKIENLPLEEEKYPYFLRLFEIARAMGYDRPSTLEEEIRKYFSLMARLNSSLSSEDSKEIVSEYESLTIPKENLRKKMVFLFNERKDRTVHKTQYIYFLLLLPVFLIFSTRFRAFLYRTLGLKKRAASLYLKLLQKSPENVKLRLKLARLYEELGMHEKAMEEYEIIKKLSQV, from the coding sequence ATGGCTTTGTTTTTTCTTTTTCTTTCCTCGGTTCTTCTGGCCACTTCTCTCGATGAAATAAAGGAAGTTTCAAAAACAGACGTACAGAAAGCCATCAGCATGTTTCTGAACTATGTAAAGGAGAACCCTTCCGATCCAGGGATCGAGACAGTGGGAGAGTTCCTCTTTGCAAAAAAACGACTCGTTGAAGCTCATCCTTCACTGTCAGAAGAGATCGTCTCCGAAGACCTTCAGGAACTGGTGAAGAAGCTGAAAGATGAAACTTTCCCAGAAGAGGAAACCGATCTTCTGAAGAGAGTTTTCCCGAATCTGGAATCGTTTGTAAGAAGCCTTCAGAGTCTAAGTGATATACTTGAGTTCCCGTTCTTCTGGAAGCTGAACGTTCCCCTGGAGATAGAAAACCCGGACGCTTTCGCAGAAGAACTCATCAATAGATTCTTTGAAAACCCATTCCTGTTCTCTTACGAAGTGATCACCGCTCTCTCAAAGATCAAAAACGCAGAAGAAATAGGTCTTGCCATTGTGCAGAAGATAGAGAATCTGCCGCTCGAAGAGGAAAAATATCCGTATTTTCTGAGACTCTTTGAGATCGCAAGGGCCATGGGGTACGATCGACCAAGCACACTGGAGGAGGAGATCAGAAAGTACTTCTCTTTGATGGCAAGACTGAATTCTTCCCTCTCTTCCGAAGACTCAAAAGAGATCGTCTCTGAATACGAAAGTCTCACCATTCCAAAAGAGAATCTCAGAAAGAAAATGGTTTTCCTCTTCAACGAAAGGAAAGATAGAACAGTCCATAAGACTCAATACATCTACTTTCTCCTGCTTTTGCCTGTTTTTTTGATATTTTCAACGAGATTCAGGGCGTTTCTTTACAGAACCCTCGGTTTGAAAAAAAGAGCAGCTTCGCTCTATTTGAAGCTGCTCCAGAAGAGTCCAGAGAACGTGAAACTCAGATTGAAACTTGCCAGACTTTACGAAGAACTCGGCATGCATGAGAAGGCAATGGAAGAATACGAGATCATAAAGAAACTCTCTCAGGTTTGA
- a CDS encoding M16 family metallopeptidase: MEKCTINDIETFIIPFDKARTVSCAFLIKKGSAHEPEELAGISHFIEHMAFRGTKKYDHFSLKYTVEVVGGSLNAFTDKLATAYYAKVPEFHFEKTADVLKELTFHPVFSPEDTEIERKIIIEEYKMAQDDPTSKLFDTLIETVWPGPYGRPIIGRRETIEKISAEDLREYHRKNYSPSDTKIVLAGKVKDQYLKFLEDILKDLKKSEGKNDLPPSPSFHFSEPRYIVRNDLEQVHVAIAKPVCGREDEDIYPLFVLNTALGSGMSSILFHEIREKEGFVYDVFSQLYTLKETGILIVYAALSPEKIEEFFEKLRAVLSSRDLFMRNFEYGKMRYLGKLEMITDNPAGMMSFVIDNLSHSSLETLEDRVEKVKTVTQEKYQRAYEKFLSGKWSVFGIGPESGRILENHEMIV; encoded by the coding sequence ATGGAGAAGTGCACAATAAACGACATTGAAACCTTCATTATCCCATTCGACAAGGCGCGGACGGTCTCCTGCGCCTTTTTAATTAAAAAAGGATCGGCACACGAACCGGAGGAACTCGCAGGAATATCTCACTTCATAGAACACATGGCGTTTCGAGGAACAAAAAAATACGATCATTTCTCACTCAAATACACTGTTGAAGTGGTTGGTGGATCGTTGAATGCTTTCACAGACAAACTCGCTACGGCGTACTATGCAAAAGTGCCTGAGTTTCACTTCGAAAAGACTGCAGATGTTTTGAAGGAACTCACCTTCCATCCCGTTTTCTCACCAGAAGACACGGAAATAGAGAGAAAGATCATAATCGAAGAGTACAAGATGGCACAGGACGATCCCACGAGCAAACTGTTCGACACCCTGATCGAAACGGTCTGGCCCGGACCTTACGGAAGACCGATCATAGGAAGAAGAGAAACCATAGAGAAGATATCAGCAGAAGATCTCAGAGAATACCACAGGAAAAACTACAGCCCTTCAGACACAAAGATCGTTCTTGCCGGAAAAGTGAAGGATCAATATCTGAAGTTCCTTGAGGACATTTTGAAAGACCTGAAAAAATCAGAAGGGAAAAACGATCTTCCTCCTTCGCCATCTTTTCACTTTTCAGAGCCCAGGTATATAGTGAGGAACGATCTGGAACAGGTGCATGTCGCTATCGCAAAGCCTGTCTGTGGAAGAGAAGACGAGGATATATACCCTCTTTTTGTTTTGAACACCGCCCTGGGAAGCGGCATGAGTTCGATTCTATTTCACGAGATAAGAGAGAAGGAAGGATTCGTCTACGACGTGTTTTCCCAGCTCTACACACTCAAGGAGACAGGAATTCTGATCGTCTACGCTGCTCTGTCTCCGGAGAAGATAGAAGAGTTCTTCGAAAAACTCAGAGCGGTTCTCTCCAGCAGGGATCTTTTCATGAGGAATTTTGAATACGGAAAGATGAGGTACCTCGGAAAACTGGAGATGATAACGGACAACCCGGCTGGAATGATGAGTTTTGTCATCGATAATCTCTCACACAGTTCGCTGGAAACCCTAGAAGATCGTGTGGAAAAAGTGAAAACCGTCACCCAGGAAAAGTACCAGAGAGCTTACGAAAAATTCTTATCTGGGAAATGGAGTGTGTTCGGCATAGGCCCTGAGTCGGGAAGGATTCTTGAAAATCATGAAATGATAGTTTGA
- the guaB gene encoding IMP dehydrogenase, producing MKEALTFDDVLLVPQYSEVLPKDVKTQTRLTRQIRINIPLVSAAMDTVTEAALAKALAREGGIGIIHRNLSPEEQAHQVSIVKKTENGIIYDPITVTPDMTVKEAVDLMSEYKIGGLPVVDEEGKLVGLLTNRDIRFERNLSKKIKDLMTPREKLIVAPPDISLEKAKEILHEHRIEKLPLVSRDNKLVGLITIKDILSVIEHPNAARDDKGRLLVGAAVGTGPDTMERVEKLVKAGVDVVVIDTAHGHSKRVIETLEMIKADYPDLPVVAGNVATPEGTEALIKAGADAVKVGVGPGSICTTRVVAGVGVPQLTAIMECSEVARKYDVPIIADGGIRYSGDIVKALAAGAESVMVGSIFAGTEEAPGETILYQGRKYKAYRGMGSLGAMKSGSADRYGQEGENKFVPEGIEGMVPYKGTVKDVVHQLIGGLKSGMGYVGARTIKELQEKAVFIRVTPAGVKESHPHDIIITKEAPNYWIQT from the coding sequence ATGAAAGAGGCCTTAACGTTCGACGACGTGTTGCTTGTTCCCCAGTACAGTGAAGTACTTCCAAAAGACGTGAAAACACAGACGAGACTCACCAGGCAGATTCGGATAAACATACCCCTTGTGAGCGCTGCGATGGACACCGTTACAGAGGCTGCCCTTGCAAAGGCTCTGGCAAGAGAGGGAGGAATAGGGATCATACACAGGAACCTCTCTCCAGAAGAACAGGCTCACCAGGTATCGATTGTGAAAAAGACAGAAAACGGCATCATCTACGACCCCATAACGGTGACACCGGATATGACCGTGAAAGAGGCAGTTGATCTCATGTCGGAGTACAAAATAGGTGGCCTTCCTGTCGTGGACGAAGAGGGAAAACTCGTCGGCCTTCTCACAAACAGGGATATCAGGTTCGAAAGAAACCTCTCTAAGAAGATAAAGGACCTGATGACACCAAGAGAAAAGCTCATCGTGGCACCGCCTGATATCTCCCTTGAGAAGGCAAAGGAGATCCTTCACGAACACAGGATAGAGAAACTGCCCCTTGTTTCCAGAGATAACAAACTCGTTGGTCTGATCACCATCAAAGATATCTTGAGCGTGATAGAACACCCGAACGCTGCAAGGGACGATAAAGGAAGACTCCTCGTTGGTGCCGCCGTTGGAACAGGTCCCGACACTATGGAGAGAGTGGAAAAGCTGGTCAAGGCAGGGGTGGACGTTGTCGTCATAGATACAGCACACGGACACTCAAAGAGAGTGATCGAGACCCTCGAGATGATAAAGGCTGACTATCCGGATCTGCCAGTTGTGGCTGGAAATGTGGCCACGCCCGAAGGAACCGAGGCGCTCATAAAGGCAGGGGCAGATGCGGTGAAAGTTGGAGTTGGACCTGGCTCCATATGTACCACAAGGGTTGTTGCGGGCGTCGGAGTTCCACAGCTCACTGCCATCATGGAATGTTCCGAAGTTGCCAGAAAATACGATGTTCCGATCATAGCAGATGGAGGAATCCGATACTCCGGTGACATCGTAAAGGCCCTGGCGGCTGGTGCCGAGAGTGTGATGGTTGGAAGTATCTTTGCAGGAACAGAGGAAGCTCCGGGAGAAACGATACTGTATCAGGGAAGAAAATACAAGGCTTACAGGGGAATGGGAAGCCTCGGTGCCATGAAGTCTGGCAGTGCCGACAGATACGGTCAGGAAGGGGAGAACAAGTTCGTTCCAGAGGGAATAGAGGGCATGGTACCGTACAAGGGCACCGTGAAGGATGTGGTGCATCAGTTGATCGGTGGCCTGAAGTCCGGTATGGGATACGTGGGAGCCAGGACGATAAAGGAACTTCAGGAAAAGGCCGTCTTCATCAGAGTCACACCCGCTGGTGTGAAGGAAAGCCATCCGCACGACATCATCATAACGAAAGAAGCACCGAACTACTGGATTCAAACCTGA
- the gltX gene encoding glutamate--tRNA ligase: MVRVRFAPSPTGFLHVGGARTALFNFLFARKEKGRFVLRIEDTDLERSEREYEEKLMDSLRWLGLMWDEGPDVGGDFGPYRQSERVEIYRKYAEMLVKEGKAYYVYAYPEEIEEIREKLLSEGKPPHYSQDMFEEYDTPERRREYEEKGLSPAVFFKMPRKDYTLNDVVKGEVVFRKGSIGDFVIMRSNGLPTYNFACVVDDMLMEITHVIRGDDHLSNTLRQLAIYEAFERKPPVFAHVSTILGPDGKKLSKRHGATSVEAFREMGYLSEAVVNYLALLGWSHPEGKEILSMEELIASFSLDRLSPNPAIFDPQKLKWMNGYYLRNVPIERLVELSRPFFEKAGLKVDDEDYLKKVLEVTRERAETLADLPEEARFFFEDPEPMDIPEELKPAFASLREEIQSVDWEMDHIVKIFKKVLKNSKIKPRDFYMTLRRILTGKDEGPELVNIIPILGKEVFMRRLERALGGGT, from the coding sequence TTGGTGAGGGTGAGATTCGCTCCGAGTCCAACAGGGTTTCTGCACGTTGGTGGTGCAAGAACTGCCCTGTTCAACTTTCTGTTCGCAAGAAAAGAGAAGGGAAGATTCGTTTTGAGAATAGAAGACACCGACCTGGAAAGGTCAGAAAGAGAGTACGAAGAAAAACTCATGGATTCCCTAAGATGGCTTGGACTCATGTGGGATGAAGGACCCGATGTGGGTGGAGATTTTGGACCGTACAGGCAGAGCGAGAGGGTGGAGATATACAGAAAATACGCGGAGATGCTTGTGAAAGAAGGAAAGGCGTACTACGTCTACGCTTATCCAGAAGAGATAGAGGAAATCAGAGAAAAACTACTTTCGGAAGGAAAACCACCTCATTACTCTCAGGATATGTTCGAAGAGTACGACACACCAGAGAGAAGGAGAGAGTACGAAGAAAAAGGTCTTTCACCTGCCGTTTTCTTCAAGATGCCGAGGAAAGACTACACTCTGAACGATGTGGTGAAGGGAGAGGTGGTTTTCAGAAAAGGTTCGATAGGGGATTTTGTGATAATGAGAAGCAACGGTCTTCCCACGTACAATTTCGCATGTGTTGTGGACGACATGCTCATGGAAATAACCCATGTGATCAGAGGGGATGATCACCTGTCGAACACACTGCGGCAGCTTGCAATCTACGAGGCCTTTGAAAGAAAACCTCCCGTCTTTGCACACGTTTCCACCATACTGGGACCGGATGGCAAGAAACTGAGCAAAAGGCACGGAGCCACCTCTGTGGAGGCCTTCAGAGAGATGGGTTATCTTTCAGAGGCGGTGGTGAACTATCTCGCGCTTCTTGGGTGGTCCCACCCGGAAGGGAAAGAGATTCTGAGCATGGAAGAACTTATCGCTTCTTTCTCACTGGACAGGCTCAGTCCGAACCCTGCCATCTTCGATCCACAGAAACTGAAGTGGATGAACGGATACTATTTGAGGAATGTGCCCATAGAAAGGCTGGTGGAACTTTCCAGGCCATTTTTCGAGAAGGCAGGCTTGAAGGTAGACGATGAGGATTATCTGAAAAAGGTCCTGGAGGTCACAAGGGAGCGGGCGGAAACCCTCGCTGATCTACCAGAGGAGGCACGCTTTTTCTTCGAAGATCCAGAGCCGATGGATATACCAGAAGAGTTGAAGCCTGCGTTTGCCTCTCTGAGGGAAGAGATTCAGAGTGTTGACTGGGAGATGGACCACATCGTAAAGATCTTCAAGAAGGTGCTGAAAAACAGCAAAATAAAGCCCAGAGATTTTTACATGACGCTGAGAAGGATTCTCACCGGAAAAGACGAAGGACCGGAACTTGTGAACATAATCCCCATTCTCGGCAAAGAGGTTTTCATGAGAAGACTTGAAAGAGCACTGGGGGGAGGAACATGA
- a CDS encoding PHP-associated domain-containing protein — protein MKADLHVHTCLSPCADLLMIPPVIEKAEVDILGIVDHNSARNALAFSKMKKLVIPGVEIQTVEDVHLLGFFVNFEDALKLTEVLYEHLPRLKHDHEKMGYQLLVNEDGDYIGYENMPLGFPANLTISQAVDLVLSFRGVPAYAHVERRFGVLYQLGFFPNLDVPVAEVVSEEGRSKAEGRFRVIVSSDAHFPDEVGRRYIELKGKPDSPKKVLDQILAGEYTLGGVLDW, from the coding sequence ATGAAGGCAGATCTTCATGTGCACACGTGCCTTTCACCATGCGCAGATCTTCTCATGATACCACCTGTTATCGAGAAGGCGGAAGTGGACATTCTTGGGATCGTCGATCACAACAGTGCAAGGAACGCCCTGGCTTTTTCGAAGATGAAGAAGCTTGTGATTCCTGGTGTGGAGATACAGACTGTGGAGGATGTTCATCTGCTCGGCTTCTTCGTAAATTTTGAGGATGCCCTCAAACTCACAGAAGTTTTGTACGAACATCTTCCCAGGTTGAAGCACGATCATGAGAAAATGGGATATCAGCTTCTTGTCAACGAAGATGGTGACTACATCGGATACGAAAACATGCCGCTTGGTTTTCCAGCGAATCTGACGATATCTCAGGCAGTTGATCTTGTTCTGTCCTTCAGAGGAGTGCCAGCCTACGCTCACGTTGAGAGAAGGTTCGGTGTTCTGTACCAGCTCGGTTTTTTCCCGAACCTCGATGTTCCAGTAGCCGAGGTGGTGAGTGAGGAAGGAAGATCGAAAGCGGAGGGAAGATTCAGGGTCATAGTTTCATCTGATGCACACTTTCCCGATGAGGTGGGAAGAAGGTACATAGAACTGAAGGGAAAACCGGATTCACCGAAGAAAGTTCTGGATCAGATACTGGCCGGTGAGTACACACTGGGAGGTGTTCTGGATTGGTGA
- a CDS encoding CBS domain-containing protein has protein sequence MSVSIIDRLQAVFQDVRVSEFMNPDVVYVTPDKTLLHVKEIMRIKRISGVPVVDSEKRVVGIVSLEDIIKALEGGYIKDSVEKRMTRNVVCLRESDTLQDTVKTFEKYGYGRFPVVNDEGKLVGIVTKHDIIYFLLAKLGIMYLHDKRMEEVLEKGTSLITGETLEKGKADFVFHIDYFDVNMIGIGASRLKKFLLERGVDEELARKVAIATYEAEANVVIHSESDGYIYCFIDDEKITVRVEDKGKGIENLELAMKEGYSTAPDHIRELGFGAGMGLPNMRRYSDKMVIISEVGKGVIVEMVFFRRDKREDRGDS, from the coding sequence ATGAGTGTTTCCATCATAGACAGACTCCAGGCAGTATTCCAGGATGTGAGGGTTTCCGAGTTCATGAATCCCGATGTGGTTTACGTAACACCAGATAAAACCCTCCTTCATGTGAAGGAGATCATGCGCATCAAAAGAATTTCCGGTGTTCCGGTTGTGGACAGTGAAAAGCGCGTCGTCGGGATAGTCAGTCTGGAGGACATAATAAAGGCCCTTGAGGGAGGTTACATAAAGGACAGTGTGGAAAAACGCATGACCAGAAACGTGGTGTGTTTGAGAGAATCCGACACCCTCCAGGATACCGTGAAGACGTTTGAGAAATACGGCTATGGAAGGTTCCCCGTTGTGAACGACGAAGGAAAACTGGTCGGTATCGTCACAAAACACGACATCATATATTTCCTTCTGGCAAAACTTGGCATCATGTACCTTCACGACAAGAGGATGGAAGAGGTTCTCGAAAAGGGCACATCACTGATCACCGGGGAGACTCTGGAAAAAGGAAAGGCGGACTTCGTTTTTCACATAGATTACTTCGACGTCAACATGATAGGCATCGGCGCTTCCAGGTTGAAGAAGTTTCTTCTGGAGCGTGGTGTGGACGAGGAACTGGCAAGGAAAGTGGCAATCGCAACCTATGAGGCAGAAGCGAACGTGGTCATCCACAGCGAGTCCGATGGATACATATACTGCTTCATAGACGACGAAAAGATCACAGTGAGGGTGGAAGACAAGGGAAAGGGCATTGAAAACCTTGAACTTGCCATGAAAGAGGGGTACTCCACGGCACCCGATCACATAAGAGAACTCGGTTTTGGAGCGGGAATGGGTCTTCCAAATATGAGAAGATACTCCGATAAAATGGTCATCATCTCAGAGGTAGGAAAAGGTGTGATAGTCGAGATGGTCTTCTTCAGGAGGGATAAACGTGAGGATAGGGGAGATAGTTGA
- a CDS encoding alpha/beta hydrolase yields the protein MNLQKHGEDWKGTVVIVHGLGEHSGRYRRLVREFVSEGVQVITFDLPGHGKAEGRRGHLRFEDVFRILEDITRDLKRYVLFGHSLGGLLSIRYVQLFQPENLKGLAVSAPALSLSDPPLPILVLFVKFLSMFVPFLTMSNNIDPKDLSRSKEAVEAYIKDPLVHDRISFKLASDMLTHMKKALREAEKITVPVLILHGTDDRVVPFDGSKKFYEALKTEKKLVSFPGGYHELFEDPEHQKAFYQTLVEWSVEKLGRE from the coding sequence ATGAACCTTCAAAAGCACGGAGAGGACTGGAAAGGAACAGTTGTGATCGTCCATGGTCTTGGTGAGCACTCCGGAAGGTACAGAAGACTGGTGAGGGAGTTTGTCTCAGAGGGTGTTCAGGTGATCACCTTCGATCTTCCCGGTCACGGAAAAGCCGAGGGAAGACGGGGGCACCTTCGATTCGAAGATGTTTTCAGGATTCTTGAAGACATCACCCGCGATCTAAAAAGATACGTTCTGTTCGGTCACAGCCTTGGTGGACTTTTGAGCATCAGATACGTTCAGCTCTTCCAGCCAGAGAACCTGAAGGGACTGGCGGTGTCTGCTCCCGCTCTTTCACTCTCGGATCCCCCACTGCCGATCCTTGTTCTTTTCGTAAAATTTCTGTCGATGTTCGTGCCATTTCTCACCATGAGCAACAACATAGATCCAAAAGACCTCTCTCGAAGCAAAGAGGCAGTGGAAGCGTACATAAAAGATCCTCTCGTTCACGACAGGATTTCGTTCAAACTTGCCTCGGATATGCTCACACACATGAAAAAGGCCCTCAGAGAAGCTGAAAAAATAACAGTCCCCGTTCTCATTCTTCATGGAACGGACGATCGTGTGGTGCCTTTTGATGGAAGCAAGAAATTCTACGAAGCGCTGAAAACGGAGAAAAAACTGGTGAGCTTTCCCGGTGGCTATCATGAACTGTTCGAGGATCCCGAGCATCAGAAGGCTTTTTACCAGACTCTGGTGGAATGGAGCGTTGAAAAACTCGGGAGGGAATGA
- a CDS encoding DRTGG domain-containing protein — protein MRIGEIVEKLGLEHVCGDLNVEVEHGFTCDLLSEVLGRAQPSTLWITVQSHVNIVAVATVVGIKGIILCDGHEYERETIEKARENGIVLLKTNENSFLVSGKVYELGLR, from the coding sequence GTGAGGATAGGGGAGATAGTTGAGAAACTCGGGCTGGAACACGTGTGTGGAGATCTGAACGTTGAGGTAGAGCACGGTTTCACCTGTGACCTTTTAAGTGAAGTTCTTGGAAGGGCACAGCCGTCCACTCTCTGGATCACCGTTCAGTCCCACGTGAACATAGTTGCGGTTGCCACGGTTGTCGGGATAAAAGGAATCATCCTCTGTGATGGGCACGAGTACGAAAGAGAGACGATTGAGAAAGCCAGAGAAAACGGGATAGTCCTTTTGAAAACCAATGAAAACTCCTTTCTGGTTTCCGGGAAGGTGTACGAACTGGGGTTGCGATGA